The following coding sequences are from one Devosia neptuniae window:
- a CDS encoding RNA polymerase sigma factor, which translates to MTAEPTSFKREMLATLPSLRAFAVSLTGKHDKADDLVQDTVMKAWAKQSSFEMGTNIKAWLFTILRNEFYSQMRKRGREVQDSDGAFTERLSVHPSQYGSMDMQDFKKALAQLPDDQREAVILIGASGFSYEEAAEICDCAIGTMKSRVSRARTRLQDILKISGEADYGPDAVSAQVTTHNHSF; encoded by the coding sequence ATGACCGCCGAACCGACCTCGTTCAAGCGCGAGATGCTTGCCACATTGCCCAGCCTGCGCGCCTTTGCGGTCTCCCTGACCGGCAAGCACGACAAGGCGGACGATCTGGTGCAGGACACCGTCATGAAGGCTTGGGCCAAGCAGTCCAGCTTCGAGATGGGCACCAATATCAAGGCCTGGCTTTTCACCATCCTGCGCAACGAATTCTATAGCCAGATGCGCAAGCGTGGCCGCGAAGTGCAGGATAGCGATGGCGCCTTCACCGAACGGCTTTCCGTGCATCCCTCGCAATATGGCTCGATGGACATGCAGGACTTCAAAAAGGCCCTGGCCCAATTGCCCGACGATCAGCGCGAAGCGGTGATCCTGATCGGGGCCTCCGGATTTTCCTATGAGGAAGCCGCCGAGATCTGCGATTGCGCCATCGGCACGATGAAGAGCCGCGTCAGCCGTGCCCGCACGCGTCTGCAGGATATCCTCAAGATATCCGGCGAAGCCGATTACGGTCCCGATGCCGTCTCTGCACAGGTGACCACGCACAACCACTCGTTCTAA
- a CDS encoding Crp/Fnr family transcriptional regulator — MPQFRAFTPEELKFIASFKIGELNAETGTVVLQEGAHNAHLYTLLSGWAFRYKTLEDGRRQILNYMLPGDLLGLQGSVIGDMEHSVEALSPVVLCVFRRDKLDELFRNHPGLGFDIAWLASREERMLDEHLLSIGRRSALERAAYLLAFLHKRAEAVQASKGELIVLPISQLHVADTLGLSIVHTNKTLRKLADRGLIRWLDRTCRVLDVAGLMELAGWEGPSERRRPLI, encoded by the coding sequence ATGCCGCAGTTCCGCGCGTTCACGCCTGAGGAACTCAAATTCATCGCGTCGTTCAAAATCGGCGAACTGAATGCGGAAACCGGCACGGTCGTGCTGCAGGAGGGTGCCCACAATGCCCATCTTTATACGCTGCTGTCGGGTTGGGCCTTTCGCTACAAGACCCTGGAAGATGGCCGGCGCCAGATCCTGAATTATATGCTGCCGGGAGATTTGCTGGGCCTGCAGGGCTCGGTGATCGGGGACATGGAGCATTCGGTCGAGGCGCTATCGCCAGTGGTGCTCTGCGTGTTCCGGCGCGACAAGCTGGACGAGTTGTTCCGCAATCATCCGGGATTGGGCTTCGATATCGCCTGGCTCGCCTCGCGCGAGGAGCGCATGCTGGACGAGCATTTGCTGAGCATTGGCCGGCGCAGCGCATTGGAGCGCGCAGCCTATCTCCTGGCATTTCTGCATAAGCGAGCCGAAGCGGTGCAAGCCAGCAAGGGTGAGCTCATCGTGCTGCCGATCTCGCAATTGCATGTGGCCGACACGCTGGGCCTGTCGATCGTGCACACCAACAAGACCTTGCGCAAACTGGCCGATCGCGGGCTGATCCGCTGGCTGGACCGGACTTGTCGAGTGCTCGATGTGGCAGGGCTGATGGAGCTTGCCGGGTGGGAGGGACCCTCAGAACGCCGCCGGCCATTGATCTGA
- a CDS encoding response regulator, giving the protein MTLSTRIAPHLPYLRRFSRAVTGSQTSGDAYVAATLEALIADISLFPEASSDRIALYKLFSALFSSSAIPVPEPASSFAWEKRAARNLANLGPKPRQAFLLVAVEGFTHAQAAEILGVSDSKFADLLDEASVDISRQVATEIMIIEDEPLIAMDIEQLVESLGHKVVSVARTHKEAVNLFNQTHPRMILADIQLADGSSGIDAVNDILNTHSVPVIFITAFPERLLTGERPEPTFLVTKPFNPDMVKALISQALFFDEGSRAAA; this is encoded by the coding sequence ATGACTTTGTCCACGCGGATTGCTCCGCATTTGCCGTATCTACGGCGGTTTTCCCGCGCCGTAACCGGATCGCAGACGTCCGGAGACGCCTATGTAGCGGCAACTCTCGAAGCTCTCATCGCCGACATTTCTCTGTTTCCCGAAGCGTCCAGCGATCGTATCGCGCTCTATAAGTTGTTCTCTGCCCTCTTCTCGTCCTCAGCTATTCCCGTGCCCGAGCCGGCGTCCAGCTTTGCCTGGGAAAAACGCGCGGCGCGCAACCTCGCCAATCTGGGTCCCAAGCCGCGCCAAGCCTTCCTGCTGGTGGCCGTCGAAGGCTTTACCCATGCCCAGGCCGCCGAAATTCTGGGTGTCAGCGACAGCAAGTTCGCCGATCTGCTCGATGAGGCCTCGGTCGACATTTCCCGCCAGGTCGCGACCGAAATCATGATCATCGAGGACGAGCCGCTGATCGCCATGGATATCGAGCAGTTGGTGGAGAGCCTGGGCCACAAGGTGGTCAGCGTCGCCCGCACCCATAAGGAAGCGGTCAACCTGTTCAACCAGACCCATCCGCGCATGATCCTGGCCGATATCCAATTGGCCGATGGCAGCTCGGGGATCGATGCGGTCAACGACATTCTCAACACCCATTCGGTGCCGGTGATTTTCATCACCGCCTTCCCCGAACGGCTGCTGACCGGGGAACGCCCGGAGCCGACATTCCTCGTCACCAAGCCCTTCAATCCGGACATGGTCAAGGCCCTGATCAGCCAGGCACTGTTCTTTGACGAAGGCTCCCGCGCCGCGGCGTGA
- a CDS encoding sensor histidine kinase, whose amino-acid sequence MMMAEARNQERDTKPPRRARPRLAVLASLALVVLAAAAALIMTAGIDRQLVDVTQTYEVRNQARELTIALTEAESGQRGFMLTQDQKYLEPYRRAVAGIDTRVKTLVAITAADPRQADRVAAISDSISIKLAEMARTVDLIQSGRPGEAQTLIESGMGARLMDELRSGLEQFIGEENAKLLERNKGIDLSRRALVVAIIVALAGAAILSYSLLSRTQRQVSALAESRTQLLTQNEALEAQVRERTQAIEEAREHAEHERQRVEALLRDTNHRVGNSLATVSSLLGLQLMRTDSDEVREALEAARARVHAVASAHRRLRLGDDLETVSAAEFLSAVLDDLHDTATTAKAVTLKGDFAAVEIGARDATTIGILVGELVTNALKHAFPDGRQGHIAVSFKRDAANVPTLRVADDGVGMAAERTPGEGGLGSVIVKQLANQFDGKPHYERGPNGGIVVTVPLPGVERAAAS is encoded by the coding sequence ATGATGATGGCCGAAGCACGCAATCAGGAACGCGACACCAAGCCGCCGCGCCGGGCGAGGCCCAGGCTTGCCGTGCTGGCATCACTGGCGCTGGTCGTGCTCGCTGCGGCGGCAGCGCTTATCATGACGGCGGGCATTGATCGGCAATTGGTCGATGTCACCCAGACCTATGAGGTGCGCAACCAGGCGCGCGAGCTGACGATTGCGCTGACCGAGGCGGAAAGCGGTCAGCGCGGTTTTATGCTGACGCAGGACCAGAAATATCTCGAGCCGTATCGGCGGGCGGTTGCCGGCATCGACACGCGGGTCAAGACGCTGGTTGCGATTACGGCCGCGGACCCAAGGCAGGCCGACCGCGTGGCAGCGATCTCGGATTCGATCTCCATCAAACTGGCCGAGATGGCGCGGACGGTTGATCTGATCCAATCGGGCCGTCCGGGTGAGGCGCAGACGCTGATCGAAAGCGGAATGGGCGCGCGGCTGATGGACGAATTGCGCAGCGGACTCGAACAGTTCATCGGCGAGGAAAATGCCAAGCTGCTGGAGCGCAACAAGGGCATCGATCTGTCGCGCCGTGCTTTGGTCGTGGCCATCATCGTGGCGCTGGCGGGGGCCGCGATCCTTTCCTATTCGCTGTTGTCGCGCACCCAGCGCCAAGTCAGCGCGCTGGCCGAAAGCCGGACGCAATTGCTGACGCAGAACGAGGCGCTGGAAGCCCAGGTGCGGGAGCGCACCCAGGCCATTGAGGAAGCGCGCGAGCATGCCGAACATGAGCGCCAGCGCGTCGAGGCCCTGTTGCGCGACACCAACCACCGGGTCGGCAATTCGCTGGCGACCGTTTCGTCCTTGCTCGGACTGCAGCTCATGCGCACCGACTCGGATGAGGTGCGCGAGGCGCTGGAAGCCGCGCGGGCGCGGGTGCATGCGGTGGCCTCGGCTCATCGGCGGCTGCGGCTGGGGGACGATCTGGAAACCGTCAGCGCGGCGGAATTCCTGAGCGCCGTGCTGGACGATCTGCACGATACCGCCACCACGGCCAAGGCGGTGACGCTCAAGGGCGACTTTGCCGCGGTGGAGATTGGCGCACGTGACGCCACAACGATCGGCATCCTGGTGGGCGAACTGGTGACCAATGCGCTCAAGCACGCATTTCCCGATGGCAGGCAGGGCCACATCGCGGTGAGCTTCAAGCGCGACGCGGCCAATGTGCCGACGCTGCGGGTGGCCGATGACGGGGTGGGCATGGCGGCCGAGCGAACGCCTGGAGAGGGCGGCCTCGGCTCGGTGATCGTCAAGCAATTGGCCAATCAGTTCGACGGCAAACCGCACTATGAACGGGGCCCCAATGGCGGCATTGTGGTGACGGTGCCGCTTCCCGGCGTCGAGAGGGCGGCCGCCAGCTAA
- a CDS encoding NepR family anti-sigma factor, which produces MIKDKLVTQQRMRTQTGRADDGLGPNSDIGARLRALYGAVQDEGVPDQLLDLLEKLDSAEQAQKAKTASRDGE; this is translated from the coding sequence ATGATAAAGGACAAACTGGTGACCCAGCAACGTATGCGAACGCAGACGGGGCGGGCAGATGATGGGCTGGGTCCAAATTCGGACATCGGCGCGCGTTTGCGTGCACTCTATGGGGCCGTGCAGGACGAAGGCGTTCCCGACCAACTTCTCGATTTGTTGGAAAAGCTCGATAGCGCCGAACAAGCGCAAAAGGCCAAGACCGCTTCTCGTGACGGGGAGTAA